A single region of the Rathayibacter rathayi genome encodes:
- a CDS encoding glucose-6-phosphate dehydrogenase assembly protein OpcA — protein sequence MIVDLPDTTTSEVSKTLVKIREEGGAVALGRVLTLIIATSRGHEEEAIEAANDASREHPMRVIVVSKDDGTTTVPVDATARVDAQIRVGGDAGASEVVVLRPYGDAAVDEESLVTGLLLPDAPVVAWWPNSAPENASMSPIGRIATRRITDASAQANPAEALHHLASTYAPGDTDFAWTRLTLWRAQLAAVLDQPPYEPITAVEVSGAPDSPSTILLAAWLQLELDIPVDHELTISATGSSGIHGVRLIRDSGVIELERSVPDIATLTQPEQPVHDISLPRRSLRDCLAEELRRLDPDDLYGEVISRGVDMLTEKAGARSAS from the coding sequence ATGATCGTCGATCTGCCCGACACCACGACGAGCGAGGTCTCGAAGACCCTCGTCAAGATCCGCGAGGAGGGCGGCGCCGTCGCCCTCGGCCGCGTTCTGACCCTCATCATCGCGACCTCCCGGGGTCACGAGGAGGAGGCCATCGAGGCCGCCAACGATGCGTCCCGCGAGCATCCGATGCGCGTCATCGTGGTCTCGAAGGATGACGGCACCACCACGGTCCCGGTCGACGCGACCGCCCGAGTCGATGCGCAAATCCGGGTCGGAGGGGACGCCGGCGCGAGCGAGGTCGTCGTCCTGCGCCCTTACGGCGATGCGGCCGTGGACGAGGAGAGCCTGGTCACGGGCCTGCTCCTCCCCGATGCTCCCGTCGTCGCCTGGTGGCCGAACAGCGCGCCCGAGAACGCCTCGATGTCGCCGATCGGCCGTATCGCGACCCGGCGCATCACCGACGCCTCGGCCCAGGCGAACCCGGCGGAGGCGCTGCATCACCTGGCCTCCACCTACGCACCCGGTGACACTGACTTCGCCTGGACCCGCCTCACGCTCTGGCGGGCGCAGCTCGCCGCCGTTCTCGATCAGCCGCCGTACGAGCCGATCACCGCCGTCGAGGTCTCGGGCGCTCCCGACTCGCCCTCGACGATCCTGCTCGCCGCCTGGCTGCAGCTCGAGCTCGACATCCCTGTCGACCACGAGCTCACGATCAGCGCGACCGGATCCAGCGGGATCCACGGCGTGCGGCTCATCCGCGACTCCGGGGTCATCGAGCTTGAGCGCTCCGTCCCCGACATCGCGACGCTCACACAGCCCGAGCAGCCGGTACACGACATTTCGCTCCCGCGCCGCAGCCTCCGGGACTGCCTGGCGGAGGAGCTGCGCCGCCTCGACCCGGATGACCTGTACGGTGAAGTGATCTCGCGCGGGGTCGACATGCTTACTGAGAAGGCCGGGGCCCGCAGCGCTTCCTAA